The sequence TAATTGGAGTATCTTCCAGGTCCAACTTTTCAAGAATTCTCCCCATTGTATGAGTAATAAATTGCGATCCCGCGGCATACTTATCGTGCTCCGAGCACGACATCTCCTCCATTCTACACCCTTCTTTcttgaaaatattcaagaaattgtcaACCCTCCTTGATCTAGAATCTTCATCCCCAATTCTCACTTTATCAAACACAAACGGCAGATCCTTCCAGCTGTATTTCCCACTTTCGGGGCCAAACATGGGGTGTGTGCAGAGTATATCGAAGTGGGTGGGAAGAACCTGGAGGAAAATGTTTTTTGGAAATTCTTTCACAGACAAAACATCTACAAACAGAGTATTCCTTCGAAGCCGCTGCAGGGGCAACGATTTGAGCACTTGCTCAGTCGAAAGTATGGAAGTACACAGGAGAATCACATCAGGGTGATTCTCGCAGAGGTCGTGCACATCGGAGAAGTAAACAACGCCCATCGATTGCGCGATCGAGAAGTAACTGGATCGAGAATAGGCGTAGACCGTGTGACCCTGCCGAATGAACGTCTTCGCCAGGAATTGGCCGAAGTTGCCGAACCCAACTATGGCGATTCTGAGCTTGGTTGACTGGGTGAAGCAGGGGTTGAGTTGGGCTTCGTAATCGTACGGCTGGGCAGCATCGATTGCTCGGACTGTAAGGCAGCGGCGAGAATGGTGGTGCTGCGGAGGCGACAAGAACAGTAGCTGTTGGCGGCGAAGAGGTTGAAGGGAGGGCAGGGCGGCGGAattggcggc comes from Primulina huaijiensis isolate GDHJ02 chromosome 2, ASM1229523v2, whole genome shotgun sequence and encodes:
- the LOC140971343 gene encoding arogenate dehydrogenase 2, chloroplastic-like, with amino-acid sequence MISISSLNPTAAAAAANSAALPSLQPLRRQQLLFLSPPQHHHSRRCLTVRAIDAAQPYDYEAQLNPCFTQSTKLRIAIVGFGNFGQFLAKTFIRQGHTVYAYSRSSYFSIAQSMGVVYFSDVHDLCENHPDVILLCTSILSTEQVLKSLPLQRLRRNTLFVDVLSVKEFPKNIFLQVLPTHFDILCTHPMFGPESGKYSWKDLPFVFDKVRIGDEDSRSRRVDNFLNIFKKEGCRMEEMSCSEHDKYAAGSQFITHTMGRILEKLDLEDTPINTRGYETLLDLVGNTSSDSFDLYYGLFMYNENAMEQIERLDLAFEALKKELFGHIHEVLRKQLFGKSEEGSSQKPMVAKLPKNNGTSLLPSPTESVSGDGDGGSNSR